From Elusimicrobiota bacterium, the proteins below share one genomic window:
- a CDS encoding NAD(P)-dependent oxidoreductase: protein MNKRAKILLTGGGGFIGKNLLESPLARKYEIAAPRHAELDLLDEDAVRNYIKSGNFDFVIHSASKPGHRNAKEPGKVFYENTRMFFNLARSSEYFKKMLVTGSGAIYDMRHYRPKMKEDYFDGHVPVDEHGFCKYVCGKYIEGTDNITDLRVFGIYGKYEDYAIRFISNMICKAVCGLPLTIKQNRRFDYIWVDDLLSVMEYFLENNACHKAYNVTPDKSVELLELADKVLRISGKDLPIKVAQLGLGQEYSGDNSRLRAEIKGLSFTPPDEAIGKLYSWYNANKDSINRETLLSDK, encoded by the coding sequence ATGAACAAACGCGCAAAGATATTGCTTACCGGCGGCGGCGGGTTTATAGGGAAAAACCTCCTTGAATCCCCTCTGGCCCGAAAATATGAAATTGCGGCCCCGCGCCACGCGGAGCTGGACCTGCTGGATGAGGACGCAGTACGGAACTACATCAAAAGCGGCAATTTTGACTTTGTAATACATAGCGCGTCCAAGCCGGGGCACCGCAATGCCAAAGAGCCGGGAAAGGTTTTTTATGAGAATACCCGGATGTTCTTTAACCTGGCCCGCAGCTCGGAATATTTTAAAAAGATGCTGGTAACGGGTTCCGGCGCCATTTACGATATGCGCCATTACCGTCCGAAAATGAAAGAGGATTATTTTGACGGGCATGTTCCTGTCGATGAGCACGGCTTCTGCAAGTATGTCTGCGGCAAGTATATTGAGGGGACGGACAATATAACAGACCTCCGGGTGTTCGGTATTTACGGCAAGTATGAAGATTATGCCATACGGTTCATTTCCAACATGATCTGTAAGGCCGTCTGCGGCCTGCCGCTGACCATAAAGCAGAACCGCCGGTTTGATTATATCTGGGTTGACGACCTGTTGTCTGTTATGGAATATTTTCTGGAAAACAACGCCTGCCACAAGGCGTATAACGTTACTCCGGACAAATCTGTCGAACTTCTGGAATTGGCCGATAAAGTTCTGCGGATATCCGGTAAGGATTTGCCGATAAAAGTCGCCCAGCTCGGCCTTGGCCAGGAATACAGCGGTGATAATTCCAGGCTCAGGGCGGAAATCAAGGGTTTGTCCTTTACCCCGCCCGACGAGGCGATCGGGAAACTTTATTCATGGTATAACGCCAACAAGGATTCTATAAACAGGGAAACGCTGCTTTCCGACAAGTGA
- a CDS encoding thiamine pyrophosphate-binding protein, producing MIKLSDYVAKRLVEHGVKHVFMISGGGAMHLNDAVGKCKGLEYICNHHEQAAAMGAEGYSRVTDKLGVAVVTTGPGGTNTLTGVIGQWLDSLPALYISGQVKFTTTVASCPEAGLRQLGDQEINIIDIVKPVTKFAQMLKDPYQVKYVLDKAIHIATTGRPGPVWIDIPLDVQAALIDETKLAAYEPEAPIPFRTDLKIQAAKTVEMLRAAKRPVLIAGHGIRIAGAQELFGKLADALKIPVLATFAGFDLVPNDSPWFAGRIGTVGTRGGNFSLQNADLVLSLASRNNIRQVSYDWANYARNAKKIVVDIDPAELVKPTVKPELPVCADVKDFMAALLAALPKAGAGDFSGWLAWCRERSVKYPVVLEEYKKLKTKVNPYHFIETLTGMLKPETSVVAGNGSACVCLFQAGIAHKGQRIFWNSGCASMGYDLPAAIGACFGSGRKEVVCLAGDGSIMMNLQELATAAHYKLPLKIFVLNNEGYISIKQTQDNFFEGRHVACDSRSGVGFPDFMKVGEAFGLHTEIIDNVSDMSGKIARVLAVKGPALCDVRLPADHKFMPKLSSEKKPDGSMVSKPLEDMWPFLDREDFKSNIIG from the coding sequence ATGATAAAACTCTCGGACTATGTGGCTAAACGGCTGGTAGAGCATGGCGTAAAGCACGTGTTCATGATATCCGGCGGCGGCGCTATGCACCTTAACGACGCCGTGGGAAAATGTAAAGGGCTTGAATACATTTGCAATCACCACGAGCAGGCCGCGGCCATGGGCGCTGAAGGTTATTCGCGCGTCACCGACAAACTGGGGGTGGCGGTCGTTACAACGGGGCCCGGCGGTACAAATACTTTAACCGGAGTAATAGGGCAGTGGCTTGATTCATTGCCGGCTCTTTATATTTCCGGACAGGTGAAGTTTACGACCACGGTCGCATCCTGCCCTGAAGCCGGGTTAAGGCAGCTTGGCGACCAGGAAATAAACATCATAGATATCGTAAAACCGGTTACAAAATTCGCACAGATGCTTAAGGACCCGTACCAGGTTAAATATGTGCTGGATAAGGCCATACATATTGCCACAACGGGGCGGCCGGGTCCGGTATGGATAGACATTCCGCTGGACGTCCAGGCGGCCCTGATAGACGAAACTAAGCTTGCTGCTTATGAGCCTGAAGCGCCTATTCCATTCAGGACTGACCTTAAAATCCAGGCCGCTAAAACTGTTGAAATGCTGCGCGCGGCTAAACGGCCTGTGCTTATCGCCGGTCACGGCATAAGGATCGCGGGGGCCCAGGAGTTGTTTGGAAAACTGGCGGACGCTTTAAAAATACCTGTGCTGGCTACCTTTGCCGGTTTTGACCTTGTGCCGAACGATAGTCCGTGGTTTGCGGGCAGGATAGGCACAGTAGGCACCAGGGGCGGCAATTTCTCGCTGCAGAACGCGGACCTGGTGCTGTCGCTGGCCTCGCGCAATAATATACGCCAGGTCAGTTACGATTGGGCCAATTATGCGCGCAATGCTAAAAAAATAGTCGTGGATATAGACCCCGCTGAACTGGTAAAGCCTACTGTTAAGCCGGAACTGCCGGTATGCGCGGATGTGAAAGATTTTATGGCTGCCCTGCTTGCGGCGCTTCCGAAAGCCGGCGCCGGCGACTTCTCCGGCTGGCTGGCCTGGTGCCGGGAGCGCTCAGTTAAGTATCCGGTTGTCCTTGAGGAATACAAAAAACTGAAAACAAAAGTAAACCCGTATCATTTTATTGAAACACTGACCGGCATGTTAAAACCTGAAACTTCGGTCGTCGCGGGTAACGGCTCCGCCTGCGTCTGCCTTTTCCAGGCGGGGATAGCTCATAAGGGCCAGCGGATATTCTGGAATTCCGGCTGCGCCTCTATGGGTTATGATCTGCCTGCGGCTATCGGGGCTTGCTTCGGGAGCGGCAGAAAAGAGGTGGTTTGCCTGGCCGGAGACGGCAGCATTATGATGAACCTGCAGGAACTCGCCACGGCCGCGCATTACAAACTGCCGTTAAAAATATTTGTGTTGAATAACGAGGGCTATATTTCTATCAAGCAGACGCAGGATAATTTCTTCGAGGGCCGCCACGTGGCCTGCGACTCCAGATCCGGAGTGGGTTTCCCCGATTTCATGAAAGTCGGAGAAGCTTTTGGCCTGCACACCGAAATTATAGATAACGTTTCAGATATGAGCGGAAAGATAGCCCGGGTTCTGGCTGTAAAAGGCCCGGCGCTTTGCGATGTCAGGCTTCCCGCGGACCATAAATTCATGCCGAAGCTGTCCTCCGAAAAGAAACCGGACGGCAGCATGGTGTCCAAGCCGCTTGAGGATATGTGGCCTTTTCTGGACAGGGAAGATTTTAAAAGTAACATCATCGGCTGA
- a CDS encoding aldolase/citrate lyase family protein produces the protein MNNLERKMVDVLQDLKENHNVAGIKAEFEAEGTRLEEALRLKEVVTRAGLDLTIKIGGCEALKDMYDARSIGVCRIVAPMIESPYALTKYLSAAKMAFPKEEIQQVSLLVNIETIMGAENFDEMLKIDNIGELDGIVLGRVDMTGSLGMTREDINSEKIFNIAKDLLTKAKKKGLECVIGGGVAKESLPFFNRLPKGLLDRYETRKVIFKCPEALSDKAPAGILKAVGFELMWLKNKRNFYGSIYAEDEHRINMLEKRYKRLIEEAGVKGV, from the coding sequence ATGAATAATCTTGAAAGAAAAATGGTGGATGTGCTTCAGGACCTTAAGGAAAACCACAATGTGGCCGGTATTAAGGCCGAATTTGAGGCTGAAGGCACGCGTCTTGAGGAGGCCCTGCGTCTTAAGGAAGTCGTGACCCGCGCCGGCCTTGATCTGACTATAAAAATAGGCGGCTGCGAAGCCCTGAAAGACATGTACGACGCCAGATCGATAGGGGTCTGCAGGATAGTGGCGCCTATGATAGAGTCGCCTTACGCGCTGACAAAATACCTGAGCGCCGCCAAAATGGCTTTTCCCAAAGAGGAAATACAGCAGGTTTCTCTGCTTGTAAATATAGAAACAATAATGGGAGCCGAGAACTTTGATGAAATGCTGAAGATAGATAATATCGGTGAGCTGGACGGTATTGTGCTGGGCCGCGTTGATATGACAGGCTCTCTAGGTATGACACGGGAAGACATTAATTCCGAAAAAATATTCAACATTGCCAAAGACCTTCTCACGAAGGCTAAAAAGAAGGGCCTTGAATGCGTTATTGGCGGCGGGGTGGCAAAAGAATCCCTGCCGTTTTTCAATCGCCTGCCCAAGGGCCTGCTGGACAGGTATGAGACGCGTAAGGTTATTTTTAAATGTCCCGAAGCGCTGTCGGACAAAGCTCCCGCCGGAATCCTTAAAGCTGTGGGTTTTGAGTTGATGTGGCTGAAAAACAAACGAAACTTCTACGGCTCTATATATGCCGAGGACGAGCACCGCATAAACATGCTTGAAAAAAGGTACAAACGCCTTATAGAAGAAGCCGGGGTTAAGGGAGTATGA
- a CDS encoding SDR family NAD(P)-dependent oxidoreductase, whose translation MKGRVALVTGASRGIGEAIAGAFRANGAVLLTPSRSELDLSSNESIDRYLAGIGKKVDILVNNAGINPLGSAEDYSDADLSAVIQVNLTAPMRLIRGLLPPMREKRYGRIVNISSVWSLVSKPRRFAYSTVKAAINGMTRAAAVECAQYGVLVNAVAPGYVNTELTRKNNSESDIRAIAQAVPAKRLAEPSEIAAVVAFLASGQNTYITGQTITVDGGYSCL comes from the coding sequence ATGAAAGGGCGGGTCGCCCTGGTTACAGGCGCTTCAAGGGGTATCGGCGAAGCCATTGCCGGCGCTTTCCGCGCGAACGGAGCCGTTCTGCTTACCCCGTCGCGTTCAGAACTTGACCTCTCTTCCAACGAGTCTATAGACAGGTATCTGGCCGGAATCGGGAAAAAAGTGGATATCCTGGTAAATAACGCCGGGATTAATCCGCTGGGCTCGGCGGAGGACTATTCCGACGCCGACCTTAGCGCCGTTATACAGGTAAATCTTACAGCGCCAATGCGGCTTATCAGGGGGCTGCTGCCGCCCATGCGCGAGAAGCGGTACGGCAGGATAGTTAACATAAGCTCCGTGTGGAGTCTTGTTTCAAAGCCGCGCCGGTTCGCTTATTCAACGGTAAAGGCGGCGATAAACGGCATGACGCGCGCCGCCGCCGTTGAGTGCGCGCAATACGGGGTGCTGGTTAACGCCGTAGCCCCCGGCTACGTAAATACCGAACTCACCAGAAAAAATAATTCAGAGAGCGATATCCGCGCTATAGCGCAGGCTGTCCCGGCTAAGCGGCTTGCAGAGCCTTCCGAGATCGCCGCCGTTGTGGCTTTTCTCGCTTCAGGGCAGAATACGTATATAACCGGCCAGACAATAACTGTGGACGGGGGATATAGTTGTCTTTAG
- a CDS encoding 3-dehydroquinate synthase, producing MSLDNFTVRSRLTDYNVLFAEPADYLPRLAGEPNCVFAVDENVWRLHKGSVLKPLAGASLIILPISEELKSLKSVQMLYDRIVEFAPKKNMRLVSIGGGITQDITGFVASTLYRGIKWTFIPTTLLAQADSCIGGKTSLNYKNYKNLAGTFYPPSEIYISAGFLSTLKDSDYLSGLGEIAKLCIIGGEAEAKEFAGAVERMLKRESAPLLCFLRKALGIKKGYIEDDEFDSGRRNMLNFGHCFGHAIESATDFAVPHGLAVVYGIILANMVSRRRGLLSKDLEMFMRERILSPIIPPGMLSAGIDGAAVVQGMKKDKKRTGAKLALVMAMDGFRMTRVNDLDETEALAAVAELWPV from the coding sequence TTGTCTTTAGATAACTTTACCGTTAGATCCAGGCTGACGGATTATAATGTTCTTTTCGCTGAACCGGCTGACTATCTTCCGCGGCTGGCCGGCGAGCCTAACTGCGTGTTTGCCGTGGACGAAAATGTCTGGCGCCTGCATAAAGGCTCCGTCCTTAAGCCGCTTGCAGGCGCTTCCCTGATAATACTGCCGATAAGCGAAGAGCTGAAATCACTGAAATCGGTACAGATGCTTTATGACCGGATAGTGGAGTTCGCCCCCAAGAAGAACATGCGCCTTGTCTCCATTGGCGGGGGGATAACGCAGGATATAACCGGTTTTGTCGCCTCGACCCTTTACCGCGGCATAAAATGGACTTTTATCCCGACCACCCTTCTGGCGCAGGCCGACAGCTGCATAGGCGGAAAAACATCGCTTAACTACAAAAACTACAAGAACCTGGCGGGCACTTTCTATCCGCCTTCTGAAATCTATATCTCCGCCGGTTTTCTTTCAACGCTGAAAGACAGCGATTATTTGAGCGGCCTTGGAGAGATAGCCAAGCTTTGCATAATAGGCGGAGAAGCCGAGGCGAAAGAATTTGCCGGAGCCGTTGAAAGGATGCTTAAGCGTGAATCCGCGCCGCTTCTGTGTTTTCTTCGAAAGGCTCTTGGGATAAAGAAAGGTTATATAGAGGATGACGAATTCGACTCGGGCCGCAGGAATATGCTGAATTTCGGGCACTGCTTCGGCCATGCTATAGAGTCCGCCACGGATTTTGCCGTGCCGCATGGCCTGGCGGTGGTTTATGGCATAATACTGGCGAATATGGTTTCACGCCGCAGAGGGCTGTTGTCAAAGGATTTGGAAATGTTTATGCGGGAACGGATCCTTTCCCCTATTATCCCGCCGGGGATGTTAAGCGCCGGTATCGACGGGGCTGCCGTTGTGCAAGGCATGAAAAAAGATAAAAAGCGCACCGGGGCGAAACTTGCCCTTGTGATGGCAATGGACGGCTTCCGGATGACGCGGGTAAACGATCTCGACGAAACGGAGGCGCTGGCGGCTGTTGCCGAGCTGTGGCCGGTTTAA
- a CDS encoding GtrA family protein — MADAPELKKAWDNRFIRFLIVGGLNTLVGYALFALLIFAGLHYSLAVFLSTLLGILFNFKTTGSLVFKHSNNRLIFKFVSGYAVVYFLNVGLLKELSVLGFNMYAAGAMLLPPMALVSYFLNSRLVFRGHP, encoded by the coding sequence ATGGCTGATGCTCCTGAACTGAAAAAAGCCTGGGATAACAGGTTTATACGGTTTTTGATCGTGGGCGGGCTAAATACCCTTGTCGGGTATGCCCTGTTCGCGCTGTTGATATTTGCCGGATTGCATTATTCTTTGGCGGTTTTTCTCTCCACGCTCCTGGGGATCTTGTTCAACTTTAAAACTACCGGCTCTCTTGTCTTCAAGCATAGCAACAACAGGCTTATATTTAAATTTGTGTCAGGTTACGCTGTCGTTTATTTTCTGAATGTAGGGCTGCTTAAAGAGTTAAGCGTTTTAGGATTTAATATGTACGCGGCCGGAGCCATGCTGCTGCCGCCTATGGCGCTGGTTTCATATTTTTTAAATTCCAGGCTGGTTTTTAGGGGACATCCATGA
- a CDS encoding glycosyltransferase family 2 protein, with product MKTISIVMPCYNEELNVEKAYKAVKDIFSTSGDYNYEHIFIDNASEDGTFAILKKIAVEDKKVKLIRNVRNFGHIRSPFHGLLQTSGDAVILMVADLQDPPELIAEFIKKWEGGSKIVVGIKTDSDENGLIFGIRKFYYRIMNRISEVRHIENFTGFGLYDKQVIEILRGIDDPYPYFRGLIADIGFEISRVEYIQPARKSGITKNNFYTLYDMAMLGLTNYSKIPLRIATFLGFAMSLISLLVALSYLVYKLIYWQEFSLGIAPIVIGLFFMFSVQLFFLGVVGEYIGSIHTKVLKRPLVVERERINF from the coding sequence ATGAAAACTATCAGTATCGTAATGCCCTGCTACAATGAAGAATTGAACGTTGAGAAGGCGTATAAAGCGGTTAAAGATATCTTTTCCACTTCGGGTGATTACAACTATGAGCATATTTTTATAGATAACGCTTCGGAGGACGGGACTTTTGCAATACTGAAAAAAATAGCGGTCGAAGATAAAAAAGTAAAACTGATACGCAATGTCCGTAACTTCGGGCATATCCGCTCCCCTTTTCACGGTTTGCTCCAGACATCCGGAGACGCGGTAATACTAATGGTAGCCGACCTGCAGGACCCTCCGGAGCTGATCGCGGAATTTATTAAAAAATGGGAGGGGGGAAGCAAAATAGTCGTCGGAATTAAAACAGACAGCGACGAAAACGGGCTGATATTCGGGATACGCAAGTTCTACTACCGGATAATGAACCGCATCTCCGAAGTGCGGCACATAGAAAACTTTACGGGGTTCGGCCTTTACGACAAGCAGGTCATTGAGATACTGCGCGGCATAGACGACCCATACCCGTATTTCAGGGGGCTTATTGCCGACATCGGTTTTGAGATCTCCCGCGTTGAATATATACAGCCGGCCAGGAAATCGGGAATAACCAAGAATAACTTTTACACTCTCTATGACATGGCCATGCTGGGACTTACGAACTATTCAAAGATCCCGTTAAGGATAGCCACGTTCCTGGGGTTTGCAATGTCCCTGATAAGCCTTCTTGTGGCGCTTTCTTATCTGGTTTATAAGCTTATTTACTGGCAGGAGTTCTCTTTGGGAATAGCGCCGATAGTGATAGGGCTTTTCTTTATGTTTTCGGTGCAGCTTTTCTTTTTGGGGGTTGTCGGGGAATATATCGGCTCTATACATACAAAAGTCCTTAAGCGCCCGCTGGTTGTGGAAAGGGAAAGAATCAATTTTTAA
- a CDS encoding glycosyltransferase, with amino-acid sequence MAHIAGQIGPVADLVEVLVSDNCSTDSTEVVIKARTAAGLKITYLRNASNMGPDNNFVQCYKAAAGKYFWLLGDDDIILDGAIGRVIDIVKNGEYGVLHLNSYGFRKSLEDERPAGNPSGYEVHSNLNAFLGRASYFLTFISSNIINKDLAGADLNFDEFRNTNLIQLCWTFEAVFKGKPNVYVRSYSVAAKADASGGYMLCQVFGKNFLDVCGIYIRKGVEPACFEIIKRRLLLRFFPANIIRARKNILATKPEDYFGALYPLYRRYLYFWIFTMPAIMLPLWPAFMIFKAADWLRKK; translated from the coding sequence TTGGCTCATATTGCCGGGCAGATAGGCCCTGTGGCGGACTTAGTTGAGGTGCTGGTGTCGGATAACTGCTCTACGGATTCTACTGAGGTTGTGATTAAAGCCCGTACTGCCGCGGGGCTGAAGATAACCTATCTGCGCAACGCCTCTAACATGGGGCCGGACAACAATTTCGTGCAGTGCTACAAAGCTGCCGCCGGGAAATATTTCTGGCTTCTGGGCGACGACGACATAATCCTGGATGGCGCCATCGGCCGCGTAATCGACATCGTGAAAAACGGCGAATACGGGGTGCTGCACCTGAACTCCTACGGATTTAGGAAAAGCTTGGAGGACGAACGGCCGGCGGGCAATCCTTCCGGGTACGAGGTGCATTCGAACCTGAACGCTTTTCTCGGCAGAGCAAGCTATTTTCTTACATTCATCTCTTCGAACATCATAAACAAAGATCTCGCGGGCGCGGATTTAAACTTTGACGAATTCCGAAACACGAACCTTATACAGCTTTGCTGGACTTTTGAGGCCGTTTTCAAAGGGAAGCCGAACGTGTATGTGCGCAGCTACTCAGTAGCCGCCAAGGCCGACGCTTCCGGCGGTTATATGCTTTGTCAGGTCTTTGGAAAGAATTTCCTGGACGTATGTGGGATCTATATCCGGAAGGGCGTCGAGCCCGCCTGCTTCGAGATAATAAAGCGGCGCCTGCTGCTTAGATTCTTTCCCGCCAACATAATAAGGGCAAGAAAGAACATCCTGGCCACGAAACCTGAGGACTATTTCGGGGCCCTTTACCCGCTTTACCGGCGATACCTGTATTTCTGGATCTTTACGATGCCCGCCATAATGCTGCCGCTTTGGCCGGCCTTTATGATATTCAAAGCCGCGGACTGGCTGCGGAAAAAATAA